In Candidatus Defluviibacterium haderslevense, the following are encoded in one genomic region:
- a CDS encoding tetratricopeptide repeat protein translates to MFRILLVFHFLLLSSMASGQALNPYAQKGDRMYRDSNYVGAEEAYRKANAENPSFNFQYNLANSLYQQGRIKEAQSAYEKSISNSSTTPQQLSSAYYNLGNTNFHNKAYDKSIEAYKESLKLNPKDAAAKINLAQAKRMKVQQQEQQQQNKQQEQKQQDQKDQNQQEQKNQQQNEKNADQKKIDNSQDDPKEKKEDQGGTEEKKLTKEEANQLLKMVEDKDKKVKERLQQQNRKRVPKDKDW, encoded by the coding sequence ATGTTTAGGATATTATTGGTATTCCATTTCTTATTGCTCAGTAGTATGGCGTCAGGTCAAGCACTTAATCCCTATGCTCAAAAAGGTGATCGCATGTATAGAGATTCCAATTATGTTGGAGCAGAAGAAGCTTATCGGAAAGCTAATGCAGAAAACCCAAGTTTTAATTTTCAGTACAACTTAGCCAACAGTCTTTACCAACAAGGAAGAATTAAAGAGGCACAATCTGCTTATGAAAAAAGTATTTCGAATTCATCCACTACACCTCAACAATTATCATCAGCATATTACAATTTAGGCAACACGAATTTTCATAATAAAGCCTATGATAAAAGCATTGAAGCTTATAAAGAATCATTGAAGTTAAATCCAAAAGATGCTGCAGCAAAAATAAATTTAGCTCAGGCGAAAAGAATGAAAGTCCAACAGCAGGAGCAACAGCAGCAAAATAAACAACAAGAACAAAAACAACAGGATCAAAAAGACCAAAATCAACAAGAACAAAAAAACCAACAGCAAAACGAAAAAAATGCAGATCAAAAAAAGATAGATAATTCACAGGATGATCCTAAAGAGAAAAAAGAAGATCAAGGTGGAACTGAAGAAAAAAAATTAACCAAAGAAGAAGCCAATCAATTACTAAAAATGGTGGAAGACAAGGATAAAAAAGTTAAGGAACGTTTACAACAACAGAATCGCAAACGTGTTCCCAAAGACAAAGATTGGTAA
- a CDS encoding BatD family protein, whose product MKKLILLICCFSFYKLSAQNEALKVEVSSDTILLGNYFEVKFILQNVDGEFIAPQFPGLKIIAGPNRASSYSYINGTINQSSSYVYYLKPELEGDYIIDPAILKTNDGELKTPQLKIFVASNPNNIRQNPSRTYEMDDPLIITPPTVPQKNKKKVYKI is encoded by the coding sequence ATGAAAAAACTCATTTTATTAATTTGCTGTTTTTCCTTCTACAAGCTGAGCGCACAAAATGAAGCACTCAAAGTCGAGGTTAGCTCAGATACCATATTATTGGGTAATTATTTTGAAGTTAAGTTCATTCTTCAAAATGTAGATGGTGAATTTATTGCACCTCAATTTCCCGGTTTAAAAATAATTGCAGGGCCTAATCGGGCTTCGAGTTATTCTTATATCAATGGTACCATTAACCAAAGTTCAAGTTATGTGTATTATTTAAAACCTGAACTCGAAGGAGATTATATCATTGATCCTGCTATACTTAAAACCAATGATGGTGAATTAAAAACACCACAACTCAAAATTTTTGTTGCGTCCAATCCAAATAATATAAGGCAAAATCCGAGTCGGACTTACGAAATGGATGACCCATTAATTATCACACCACCAACTGTCCCTCAAAAGAATAAGAAAAAAGTTTATAAAATATAA